One Hordeum vulgare subsp. vulgare chromosome 4H, MorexV3_pseudomolecules_assembly, whole genome shotgun sequence DNA window includes the following coding sequences:
- the LOC123447775 gene encoding uncharacterized protein LOC123447775 has protein sequence MQTRQKFARVDTQELKSRITKKLGHQRAQHYFNSLRKFLSFKLNKDDFDKICFGVLGKENIKLHNFLIRSILGNASLSLGPPSKQTVTGNSQTSMVSNGPLGNGALPANKGWSITSRDRKFADRPSPLGPHGKAPHGHGGEVSNSCDVPRSREQLSTLEFVSSGSKVMLEVVSVEDGEEVEQVRSSPACVQSRSPIRAPLGITKAHTPQPSTSYTYGTCFANEELPDTRSLWQALQHRLQAQGLNVSMEGAHVLNSGLNSHLTRLLKSSLDVAKARGKGTRIPQANGRAGPSWNGGQNHGFPSESGQSYQASLQDVKVAVESNRQLLGCDYSKQREKISFRLMEQ, from the coding sequence ATGCAGACTCGTCAGAAATTCGCTCGCGTCGACACCCAGGAGCTGAAGTCCCGGATCACCAAGAAGCTCGGCCATCAGCGAGCCCAGCATTACTTCAACAGCCTCAGGAAATTCCTGAGCTTTAAGCTCAACAAGGATGACTTTGACAAGATTTGCTTCGGTGTATTGGGCAAGGAAAATATCAAGCTTCATAATTTTCTCATTCGGTCGATCCTCGGCAATGCTTCCTTGTCCCTTGGACCACCTAGCAAGCAGACGGTGACCGGTAACTCACAGACTAGCATGGTGTCCAATGGGCCTTTGGGCAATGGCGCTCTGCCGGCAAATAAGGGGTGGTCTATCACTAGCAGGGATAGGAAGTTCGCTGATAGGCCAAGCCCCCTTGGTCCCCATGGTAAGGCGCCTCATGGTCATGGAGGCGAGGTGAGCAACTCCTGTGACGTACCGAGATCTAGGGAGCAACTGAGTACCCTGGAGTTTGTTTCATCAGGGAGCAAGGTTATGTTGGAAGTTGTCTCTGTAGAAGATGGGGAGGAAGTTGAGCAAGTGCGCAGTAGCCCAGCATGTGTTCAAAGCCGGAGCCCGATCAGAGCTCCGTTGGGGATTACAAAGGCTCACACTCCTCAGCCTTCTACCTCTTacacttatggaacatgttttgCTAATGAGGAGTTGCCAGATACTCGGTCATTATGGCAGGCACTTCAGCACAGATTGCAAGCACAAGGCCTGAATGTATCCATGGAGGGTGCTCATGTACTGAATTCTGGGTTGAACTCGCATTTAACTCGCTTGCTCAAGTCTTCTTTGGACGTTGCTAAAGCAAGGGGAAAGGGAACGAGGATACCTCAAGCAAATGGAAGAGCAGGTCCTTCGTGGAATGGTGGACAGAACCATGGGTTTCCTTCAGAATCAGGCCAGTCCTACCAAGCTTCGTTACAAGATGTTAAGGTAGCAGTGGAGTCCAACAGACAGTTATTGGGCTGTGATTATTCCAAGCAGCGTGAGAAGATCTCCTTTCGTCTTATGGAACAGTGA